One genomic segment of Salminus brasiliensis chromosome 6, fSalBra1.hap2, whole genome shotgun sequence includes these proteins:
- the mon1ba gene encoding vacuolar fusion protein MON1 homolog B yields the protein MFRRDSAGNDDVLPENTTDSLEESSDFTAFLSGAELKQDQSSSSLGTDCSTVSQSPPSRNEEVMTDSWRSHRKHVFVLSEAGKPIYSRYGSEEALSSVMGVMMALVAFVQVGGNTIRSIYSDGHMIVFMQKGPLVLVSASKSRQSEPQLRAELLHVYHQIVSMLTQASINRIFQRRKNYDLRRLLFGSEKVLDTLLNVMESEAGFLLSAVQCMPMAPPVREVLSQILQKAVTPNLVLSLLIAKGQLLSIVQEKMVIEDARLKPTDLHLLLNLIRASSAFQAGEIWTPVCLPRFNPDCYFYTYVAYLDPPECTVCLVLLSTDKEAFYAVADCKRRIEEGVRTNSALQFISKAHLCQVCHVGVAELRHFLYMPFDVPDHYGQLPQFTSPEVEAPYTTEEERVRLMDLYRHLHSRIHSTSRPLKLLYHSTQRETLLAWVTGKFEMYACFSPLVPKASAIAAVTKLLRWIKKEEDRLFICSPPKYSTTPQPGRSFSNGRARADRQEASDSSFLSLL from the exons ATGTTCAGGAGAGACAGTGCAGGAAATGACGATGTGCTACCTGAGAACACCACTGACTCTCTGGAGGAATCCAGTGACTTTACCGCATTTTTATCTGGAGCAGAACTGAAGCAAGACCAGAGTTCCTCGAGTCTGGGCACTGATTGCTCCACTGTTTCCCAAAGTCCACCCAGTCGAAATGAGGAGGTGATGACGGACAGCTGGAGGAGCCACAGGAAGCATGTGTTTGTACTGAGCGAGGCGGGGAAACCCATCTACTCTCGCTACGGCAGCGAGGAGGCCCTGTCTTCTGTGATGGGGGTCATGATGGCCCTGGTCGCCTTTGTCCAGGTTGGCGGTAACACCATTCGGTCCATTTACTCAG ACGGGCATATGATTGTCTTCATGCAAAAGGGGCCTTTGGTGCTTGTTTCGGCGTCCAAGAGTCGTCAGTCTGAGCCACAGCTTCGTGCTGAGCTCCTGCATGTTTACCACCAGATCGTCAGCATGCTCACCCAGGCCAGCATCAATCGCATTTTCCAGCGCAGGAAGAACTACGACCTTCGCCGGCTCCTGTTTGGCTCAGAGAAGGTTCTAGACACTCTCCTGAACGTTATGGAGTCTGAGGCTGGCTTCTTGCTCTCGGCTGTGCAGTGCATGCCTATGGCTCCACCTGTCAGGGAAGTTCTCAGCCAGATCCTGCAGAAAGCGGTCACTCCTAACCTTGTGCTGTCGCTCCTAATCGCCAAAGGACAGCTCCTCTCCATCGTCCAGGAGAAAATGGTCATTGAGGATGCCAGGCTGAAGCCGACtgacctccacctcctcctgaaCCTGATTCGAGCCTCCTCGGCCTTCCAGGCCGGTGAAATCTGGACCCCTGTTTGCCTCCCTCGTTTCAATCCAGACTGCTACTTCTACACTTACGTCGCCTATCTAGACCCTCCTGAGTGCACCGTCTGCCTCGTGCTACTGTCCACCGATAAGGAGGCTTTCTACGCTGTGGCTGACTGCAAGAGGAGAATCGAGGAGGGGGTCAGGACAAACAGTGCTCTGCAGTTTATCTCAAAAGCACACCTCTGTCAAGTTTGCCATGTTGGCGTGGCTGAGCTGAGGCACTTCCTGTACATGCCCTTTGATGTTCCAGACCACTACGGCCAGCTGCCACAATTCACCAG TCCAGAGGTAGAGGCACCGTACACTACAGAAGAGGAGCGGGTTCGTCTGATGGACCTGTACCGACATCTCCACAGCCGAATTCACAGCACCTCACGCCCCCTTAAACTTCTCTATCACTCCACCCAGAGGGAGACCCTGCTAGCATGG GTCACTGGCAAGTTTGAGATGTATGCCTGCTTTAGTCCACTGGTCCCCAAGGCCTCAGCTATTGCTGCGGTCACTAAGCTGTTGCGGTGGATCAAAAAGGAAGAAGATCGTCTCTTCATCTGTTCTCCCCCAAAATACTCCACCACCCCACAGCCAGGCAGGAGCTTCTCCAATGGCAGGGCCAGGGCCGACAGGCAGGAGGCATCAGACAGCAGCTTTCTCTCGCTCTTATAG